acacacagtcactTATCCGGGTCACAATTTGGCCACCAGAGGCAAAGAGGGGTCATGTTTGGTCTGTCAACACACCTGTAGTTTTTGGGCGAATGCGGTGGGGTTGGTCTCAGCCAGGTCAGGCTCCAGGTACTGCAGGAGGTCGTCACACTCAGACAGCCTGTCTAACGGGGGCATGGCCAGGACAGGAGCAGGGGCCTCCACGGGGCCCTGGCTAGGGGACTACAGGGGTACCAGGAGGAATAGGCACGGGGCAGGGGGGAGGGCAGGGGTCAGCATGGCAAAGCAAGCACTGAGTGTTTGAGTGGCTGCATTGGGAGCTGAGTCACTGAGTTTCAAGCTGGGAAGCTAGTGTGGCAGCATGTGTTATCAGTGACAAGTCACGGACTACAATAAAGCATTAGCAGTGTGGCACTCTCCCCCTTGTGACTAAACAATGACATGgtgtaaatgtgacaaaatcAAAACTGAGAAATTTTCCTTACATGATGGTGACTGACAAGACACagaaataattgtattttttttctgtaactgCTCAGTTTGAATCTTTACAAAAGGCTTTGGCTCACCTGCTCATCCCTCTCTACGCTCTGTGTTCGGCTGAGTGCCTCGCTTTCTCTCTTCCTGCCCTTGTCCCCAGCAGAGCCCTCAGGACCAGACCGAGAACTCAGCACAGGTGTCTTTATACCTGCTGTTATCTGGGCCTCCATCTCCTCAAAGCTCCTGCACACAGTAAGAGAGTGGGACATGGCATGTAATGTACTACATATGATGGATGAGATTGTTATCTAAACACGTTGCTGGAGCAGCTGGTCTGCATGCATTATGCAATCCAAATCATTATGGTTTACGATTGGCAAACTAGATATACCAGTAAAGCACTACAAATTGCAATGTGATACAGTATATAGTGAAACACTGCAAAGTAACAACAaaaattacacacaaaacatatagTAAAGTAGTAGTAGAATGTGTCGTACCCTGTGCAGGGGGAGCTGGGCTCAGATCCATGATCACACGTATTCTTGGTTAAATTGTCAGATACTGAGTCCAACTTCAAATACAAAGATGGCTTCTTCACAGACAGTGGCTATAAGACacacacaagaagaagaaaaaatgcacTTCTAATGAGTTCTAATTtcaaataatattatatatatatataaaaaggtaCTAGCATAGACTAATTTAGTTTATTataggatccccattagctgtgCCCTTAAGTACAGCtactcttcctggggtccacagCAAACATTTGATTAATTCTTAAAATAAGATCGAATATTCACAGTTCACAATTCTTTAAATAACATCAGATACTCACAGGTGAAGCGGAGCCAATCTTCTCCATGTACTCAATTTCATAGTCTTGCACtgacacagaaagacaaaacaaaactttagatacagaaaaagaaatggaGAGACATTTCTAGCCAGTACTGAGCTCTGGACTGATGAGATCAGAAGCTGAGGCAGTTATTTCATCTCTGACCCAGATGTGTTGAGCCACACAGCCTCTGGGAAGAGGAGGCTCTTCTGGAGGTCAGAGGGTATGGAGTACTGGGCCAGCAGGCTTATTTCACtgccacaacaaaaatcaatgATGTCGCTGGATGAATAATAGTAAAGTGGCTGGTAACTGTACATGACAGTTAATCCAAACATAAGCTTTGAATTTCCTTTGGGCACTGCCTGTCTGTGCTATGCTTTGATCTCTATTAGCATTTATTTGGACAACTGTGGCTGGAGGTAGGAATCCAAGCGAGTCAGACAGCTAAAGCCTCACCTGGATGAGGAAGACTGTTCTCATTAACAAAGGAAGTGAGGTCGCATGGCTGAGGGAAGTCTTGCTGGTCACAGTTTAAATCGGCATCCATGTCGGGCAGGGCTGCCCACTTGTGACTGGTGGAGGAGGCCAGCTTTTCCTCGTCTGTGGCGTGGTCGTCCTGTGGGTGGAGAGAGGGAGCTTCATCTGCCGGCGTAAGATCCTGCAACACAGAGGGGGTGGTAGTGACAGAgttagaggggaaaaaaacagacagacaatagTGAGCGGGTCAAGTGTACAGAGAGATGTACAGATATGGAGAATTAGGTACACACCTGGGAGGGGTCAGACGTTGGAGATTTCTTTGGCGACCTCTTCACTCTGAAAGTATTACTGCGAAAAAGAAATACGATTGATCGTCAAGACCCAGAATCACTCATGGCCTTCAGTACACAACTCTTATTTGGATCCACCTAAGTATTGTGTATTTGCTACATATCTCAAATGTGCGTATAGATTCACAAATGCTAAAGTGTAAAAATTTGCATAGAGCAGCATTACCATTTGTGTAACCGTACTACTTACTGTAGTCTGTGTGTGGCTCAAATGAAAAGAACAGGGCCATGTTTGTGAAGAGGGTTGAATCTATAGTTAGTGGCTGCACAGTGAAGGGCAGTTGGAAATGAATGAATAGTTTACTTttcacacaaaaccacaaataaCACAGGTCCTAGACTGGAATGAATTCGGTCATGAAGCAGGTCAATTAGGACATGGATGCAAACATAATCTATTACTATAAATGAACTGTAAGTGGAAGAATTTTACTTTTGTTAGCACAGTTTTTAATTTCTAAATGCCATAAAACACTTATTCATAGAGAGTTTGTAAAGggctttatactgtatatctataaAGTATAatcattatatatattttgtatgataattatataattttagCTTCATCAACAATAGCCAACTATGAACACAAGAGGGAGCACAAGCACCTCCTTTGTTACACACTTGCAGATTGGACACAGTGGCATGTCAGTAAACACATCTATAACAAAGAAAGATATTATGTCAGCTCTAGCAGAAAACGGATCATTATAACATATACTTTCATTTGTTAAGTGTGTTATTCAACAACACCTCAATGAACACTGTTGCACCGACCGCGACTGGATGAATGTTTCAAGcctttcaagtgtgtgtgtgtgtgtgtgtgtgtgtgtgtgtgtgtgtgtgtgtgtgtgtgtgtgtgtgattgtgtgtggttttgtgtgtggtgtgtgtgtgtgtgtgtgtggtgtggtgtgtgtatatatgtgtgttgtgtgtgtgtggtgtgtggtgttgtgtgtgtgtgtgtgtgtgtagcgtgcgtgcgtgcgtgtgtgtatgtgtgtatttgtatatgtgtgtgtgtggtgtgggtggttgtggtgtgcgtgtgtgtgtgtggtgcaccCATTTCAGCAGTTATTAAGATAATATATCTAGTTTGGCTATACTAATTCAACTACAGTACTATGTTTTTCAATTGGCACATTCATAGGCGGGATTGTACTATTATAATACACACGTTAccacaaaactgaaaaaaaaaaagttatgtccttttaaaatgagCAGGatgaaaataaagttgaaaTTGAATCATATTTTAAGTGGGCACAAGGCATTGTTATGTTTCTGTTATTaggaaaaaggacaaaagggCAACATGCTGCTTTAAGAGGAGCCACATGGAATGAAGGGTCAAAAAGGGATGGAGAGTTGTGTTGTCCCTGTACTTACAACAAACAACATAGAGAAGACACACCCCTGGACTTCCTGCGACATATGAgaatacacagacacaggtgacagagagacagacagaagacactGGCATAATAGACAAGAGAACCGCGTACAAACACAGACTAACCTCACCCACAGAGATGCACACATTCCCACACATGAATACAATGTTCTGTAAGTGAGTGTGCACTCTCACATTAGTGTACGATCCTGTGACAATAAACTGTGAACTTACGATTTGATaggagttttctttttcttggaaGGTTTGTTCTGATTTTGGTCCTCTAGTTCTCCAATGTTGTCAGTGTCATTTTCATTGTCATAGTCATTGGATGACACCTCAAAGGAGGCAGAGGCCTTAGGAGGGGAGTTGGCCATCTTCTTGGAGGATTTGAAAGGGTCTACACTGTCATCAAAGTTATTGGTGTCAAAGGAATAAGACGGCCTGGATAGTTTGGGGGAGTTGGAGATGCTTTTCTTAGAAGTAAATGGATTGAAGTTCGGATCATCCCACTTGTCAGGTTCAAACTTGTAAGAGACTGCAGGAGCAGGGACTTCCTCCTCGTTGCCATTGTGGGTTGCTGAAGGATCGTTGTCCAGCTGCTCCGTCTGCACTGGAGGGGCCTTCTTCAGCCCCAGCCTGGGTTTCCTCAGAGGCATCTTACCAGGCTTCTTGCCCACTTTCGTGATAGAGGGAGAGGCCTGGTGTGATGCCTCACTGCCCTCTTCAGAGTAGTCGAACTCCAGCCTTACTGACTGACGCTTGGGGATGATGGGTTGCTCTTCAGGGTTGGTGACTGGCTCTTCAAGTGGAGCTGGGGTGCAAGGCTccacagcagagacagagggactCTCTGGAGGGGTGGCAATGGGGGCACACACAGGACCTTTACGACCAAGAACAGGTGAATTGGCAATTTTGCTACCTCCTGTCTTGAAAGGGTTGATGTTCTCAAAATTATCTGGATCCCATTTATAGGAGGTACTAGGGGGAATGGGGGATTCGTCTAAGGCCTTCGGACTACCAGGGAGAGGGGTCTCTTCCTGGCACAAAGGTAAGGCAGGGATGACAGGGCTCTCGTCTTGGCTAATATGATTTGTCTCTTCTGGCAGAGGAGGGGGAGTCTCCACACGGCTCTTCCTGGGCCTGCGGAGGGTTCCTCCAGGGCTCGGGGTTGCAGATCCCCCCTCTGNNNNNNNNNNAGGCTGGAGAGGGCTGGCAGATTGAGGCTTTGCCCGCTTCTTGATCTCTGGGGTGCTGCTGGATGAGGCTGGCTTTGGACTGTCTGGGTTAGAGCTCTGTCTGAGAAGAGGCTTCTTCTTCACAGACCCAGGACGGACTTTCTTGGGTCTGTGGAGCGTCCCTGGGGCACTCCCGGTCCCTACGCTGAAGGATTCCGAATGTGGACGGAAGCCCCCCACTGTTGATCCGTCAAACAGACCAGCACTGTCTAGTTCTCCTCCCTGGAAGCTGAGTGAACGGGTCAGAGTGTGACTTGTCGAATCTCCAACAACCTCGATGTTGTATTGGCCACTGGCTGCAATGGGCTTGTTCTCATCAAAAACAATGGACGGGGAACGGCATGGTGCGTCAGCTGAAGTCAATTCAGAGGCAGGATCACTGACAGAGGTGTCTGCTACTGCAAAAGATGGAGAGTAGAGTAGATACAatctaaataaatgaaactgggatcattatactgtatattttgactGGTTTGTGGGTGAGATACAGGTGTGGAAGGAAACCTGCATGGAGATAAAAGTTGCAGCCGGTTTCTGACACATCCAATTATTGAGATGAATATGTCAGAAAGTCATGTAAAATAGCCACATGAGATTGAACTGATTGGTCAGCCTTTGCTAGATATCCCAGAAGCCCCTGTTTTGTGCAGTGGAGATGCTTGTCTCAGCAAACAAAGCCAGATAGGGCGTACTGTTTTATACCACTAGATGGTGCAACAAGACTTTCTcacacctgtttttttttttttttatgccggTGTAACAGAGCATCAAATTGTAGAAGAGCGACGCACATCATGGCATCCTTTTCTTACTCTACCTTTTTCATCGGACGTTAGTTGCTGGGTTGGGGGATTTATGGGAGAAAATGTCTTCACTGGAGTTGTGGATTCAGGGGTCTCAAACCCTCCATCAGAGTCTGAACTCCTACAACAAAAGATGAGCATACATCAGACTGATATCACTGTAATGACTGTGGTGACTGTATCATGATCGTTGACGTTGTGCGAGGACGAGCGTAACTTTTCTTCTTCAGACACAGGACATCACAAAGTTCCAATATTATTTTTTAGTGCAAGAGAAGGTGTGAATATTTTAAAGAGATTCACTGAGGACTTCGACTTTTATGGCTACAAACACTGAATCTGCGGTGAGGTAACAGaaaatg
This window of the Etheostoma spectabile isolate EspeVRDwgs_2016 chromosome 17, UIUC_Espe_1.0, whole genome shotgun sequence genome carries:
- the tacc2 gene encoding transforming acidic coiled-coil-containing protein 2 isoform X14; translated protein: MPLRKPRLGLKKAPPVQTEQLDNDPSATHNGNEEEVPAPAVSYKFEPDKWDDPNFNPFTSKKSISNSPKLSRPSYSFDTNNFDDSVDPFKSSKKMANSPPKASASFEVSSNDYDNENDTDNIGELEDQNQNKPSKKKKTPIKSNTFRVKRSPKKSPTSDPSQDLTPADEAPSLHPQDDHATDEEKLASSTSHKWAALPDMDADLNCDQQDFPQPCDLTSFVNENSLPHPVQDYEIEYMEKIGSASPPLSVKKPSLYLKLDSVSDNLTKNTCDHGSEPSSPCTGSFEEMEAQITAGIKTPVLSSRSGPEGSAGDKGRKRESEALSRTQSVERDEQSPSQGPVEAPAPVLAMPPLDRLSECDDLLQYLEPDLAETNPTAFAQKLQEELVLAALRIEALQVAKNISQCPSLSTVNPQSRLKKPSSRRWNINGSPLLKHRDVSSPVESGVSMNSLYTRTTTSYIEGESPHLPRELDHSLGIAREEIVTKEKEVMEWQRKYEDSRQEVVEMRRIVAEYEKTIAQMIEDDQKEKSLSHHTIQQLIMEKDQALSDLNSVEKSLADLFRRYEKMKDVLEGFRKNEEVLKKCAQEYLSRVRKEEQRYQALKIHAEEKLDRANADIAHVRAKAMQEQAAHQASLRKEQMKVDSLERTLEQKNKEIEELTKICDELIAKMGKS
- the tacc2 gene encoding transforming acidic coiled-coil-containing protein 2 isoform X13; the protein is MPLRKPRLGLKKAPPVQTEQLDNDPSATHNGNEEEVPAPAVSYKFEPDKWDDPNFNPFTSKKSISNSPKLSRPSYSFDTNNFDDSVDPFKSSKKMANSPPKASASFEVSSNDYDNENDTDNIGELEDQNQNKPSKKKKTPIKSNTFRVKRSPKKSPTSDPSQDLTPADEAPSLHPQDDHATDEEKLASSTSHKWAALPDMDADLNCDQQDFPQPCDLTSFVNENSLPHPVQDYEIEYMEKIGSASPPLSVKKPSLYLKLDSVSDNLTKNTCDHGSEPSSPCTGSFEEMEAQITAGIKTPVLSSRSGPEGSAGDKGRKRESEALSRTQSVERDEQSPSQGPVEAPAPVLAMPPLDRLSECDDLLQYLEPDLAETNPTAFAQKLQEELVLAALRIEALQVAKNISQCPSLSTVNPQSRLKKPSSRRWNINGSPLLKHRDVSSPVESGVSMNSLYTRTTTSYIEGESPHLPRELDHSLGIAREEIVTKEKEVMEWQRKYEDSRQEVVEMRRIVAEYEKTIAQMIGMPEDDQKEKSLSHHTIQQLIMEKDQALSDLNSVEKSLADLFRRYEKMKDVLEGFRKNEEVLKKCAQEYLSRVRKEEQRYQALKIHAEEKLDRANADIAHVRAKAMQEQAAHQASLRKEQMKVDSLERTLEQKNKEIEELTKICDELIAKMGKS